A window from Sphingopyxis alaskensis RB2256 encodes these proteins:
- a CDS encoding HprK-related kinase A: MRYVSRIAVGPVQFRIGSDWREPVAALDRLYAAYPRDDARPADATVRLFAARPWRRWLRPSVHIGGDFVVPDALPLPLSMGLLAAEMAMNLQVALGWRRHLLLHASAVAKGGRALIMSGESGSGKSTLAALLGEGAWRLMGDEFTLIDPEDGDALAFPRAVSLKNQAIAEVAASVDAARLGPLMTGTPKGDIRHLIPRADAIAAMHEPARPALLLFPRFGGETAIEPMGEGEAFVRLTEASTNYVALGEAGFAALTRLVRETPAFGISYPDSATGIALVEQLWVEATA; the protein is encoded by the coding sequence GTGAGATATGTGAGCCGCATCGCCGTCGGTCCGGTGCAATTCCGTATCGGCAGCGACTGGCGCGAGCCGGTCGCGGCGCTCGACCGGCTCTACGCCGCCTATCCACGCGACGATGCGCGCCCTGCCGATGCGACGGTGCGGCTGTTCGCGGCGCGGCCGTGGCGGCGCTGGCTGCGCCCGTCGGTGCACATCGGCGGCGATTTCGTCGTCCCCGACGCGCTGCCGCTGCCGCTGTCGATGGGGTTGCTCGCCGCCGAAATGGCGATGAACCTTCAAGTTGCATTGGGCTGGCGGCGCCACCTGCTCCTCCATGCGAGTGCGGTGGCGAAGGGCGGGCGTGCGCTCATCATGTCGGGCGAATCGGGGTCGGGGAAATCGACGCTCGCGGCGCTGCTCGGCGAAGGCGCGTGGCGGCTGATGGGTGACGAGTTCACGCTGATCGACCCCGAGGACGGCGACGCGCTGGCCTTTCCACGCGCGGTGAGCCTGAAGAACCAGGCGATCGCCGAGGTCGCGGCAAGCGTCGATGCGGCGCGGCTGGGGCCCCTGATGACGGGGACGCCAAAGGGCGACATCCGCCATCTGATCCCGCGCGCCGATGCCATCGCCGCGATGCACGAACCCGCGCGGCCGGCGCTCCTCCTCTTCCCGCGCTTCGGCGGCGAGACGGCCATCGAACCGATGGGCGAGGGCGAGGCGTTCGTGCGGCTGACCGAAGCGTCGACCAACTATGTCGCGCTGGGCGAGGCGGGTTTTGCCGCGCTGACGCGGCTGGTGCGCGAAACGCCGGCGTTCGGCATATCCTATCCCGACAGCGCCACCGGCATCGCATTGGTCGAACAGCTTTGGGTGGAAGCGACGGCATGA
- the maiA gene encoding maleylacetoacetate isomerase: MTNLVLHDYFRSSASFRVRIALNLKGLDYERVEVSLIAGEQRSDAYLEQNAQGFVPMLVVDGEPIIQSMAIIDWLDRAFPQPRLIPDDAMPRAVALAQAQVIASDIHPLNNLRVLKYLKRDLGLNEQTKDRWYRHWIVQGFDALEAMAGDGRFLGGDAPGIADCCLVPQMYNARRFETPLDDYPRLVAIDAACMELEAFQKAHPDAVKPA, translated from the coding sequence ATGACCAACCTCGTCCTCCACGATTATTTCCGCTCCTCGGCCAGCTTTCGCGTGCGCATCGCGCTGAACCTCAAGGGGCTCGATTATGAGCGCGTCGAGGTCAGCCTGATCGCTGGCGAACAGCGCAGCGATGCCTATCTCGAGCAGAATGCGCAAGGCTTCGTGCCGATGCTCGTCGTCGATGGCGAGCCGATCATCCAGAGCATGGCGATCATCGACTGGCTCGATCGCGCCTTTCCGCAGCCGCGGCTTATCCCCGACGATGCCATGCCGCGCGCGGTCGCCTTGGCGCAGGCGCAGGTGATCGCGAGCGACATCCATCCGCTCAACAACCTCCGCGTGCTCAAATATCTGAAGCGCGACCTGGGATTGAACGAGCAGACCAAGGACCGCTGGTATCGCCACTGGATCGTGCAGGGATTCGACGCGCTCGAAGCGATGGCGGGCGACGGCAGGTTTCTCGGCGGCGACGCGCCGGGGATCGCCGACTGCTGCCTCGTGCCGCAAATGTATAATGCGCGGCGGTTCGAGACGCCGCTGGACGATTATCCGCGGCTGGTGGCGATCGACGCGGCGTGCATGGAGCTGGAAGCCTTCCAGAAGGCGCATCCCGACGCGGTGAAGCCCGCGTGA
- a CDS encoding DUF2147 domain-containing protein — translation MFLRIVLALGAFIAVPSLAAAPSALAGRWKTDDGKGIVVMSPCGAKMCGHIERLLIKQPAGGQLDERNPDKTKRGRQVTGLRIYWDLAPHGDGWKGQGYSPEDGRYYKAHLSVKGDRMTMKGCVAVFCRTVTWTRVG, via the coding sequence TTGTTTCTCCGAATTGTCCTGGCGCTCGGCGCCTTTATCGCCGTGCCGTCGCTCGCCGCCGCGCCATCCGCCCTCGCGGGCCGCTGGAAAACCGACGACGGCAAAGGGATCGTGGTGATGAGCCCATGCGGCGCAAAGATGTGCGGCCATATCGAGCGGCTGCTCATCAAACAGCCCGCGGGCGGCCAGCTCGACGAGCGCAACCCCGACAAGACCAAGCGCGGCCGCCAGGTAACGGGCCTGCGCATCTATTGGGATCTCGCCCCGCACGGCGACGGCTGGAAAGGGCAGGGCTACAGCCCCGAGGACGGCCGCTATTACAAGGCGCATCTGAGCGTGAAGGGCGACCGGATGACCATGAAGGGCTGCGTCGCGGTCTTCTGCCGCACGGTGACTTGGACGCGCGTGGGGTAA
- a CDS encoding TonB-dependent receptor: MIRLLVGVAALALPVAAMAQDAAHDLEKIVIADLRLPPGVIVVTGSGSLAPSDGDAAQGFAVLRDLDRGLGTRVENRLRDEAGIVQFRRSDGRSAHPTSQGVTLRGLGGNASSRALVTLDGVPQADPFGGWVAWSAYDAVRLGGIVVTRGGGSGADGPGALAGTIGLHSEMTDGAEANLAHGSRDGWDASASVGGAVGSGQVALDGRYSRGDGFIPVAKDQRGSADRAAPYEQGGIGMRLRFDAGDSSRIEASLRGFVDRRDRGVDFTQSKVDGIDASLRFVRDPAGGAQWLALAYVQLRDFETGFASVAADRSSAAPVLFQRVPATGLGARVEYRPAVGGANPLRLGADWRRTTGRTEEDFFFAAGVPQRHRSAGGSSDTVGAFAEWTSGRRDDDFLWTLSGRVDRWWLGGGYRREGNIGGAPISDARFADRQGWEASGRAGVRWNGDGVALRAAAYRGWRLPTLNELYRPFRVGAEVTLANEALKPEHLWGGEVGIDWAWADTSLSATLFANRLTDAIANVTLAPNLNQRQNLDAIDSKGIEVSAEQGIGPLTLRATWAYTDADVDASGAAAMLDGRRPAQIAKHGGSVSLRSNGDGPLGGFATLRYIGTQNEDDLGLLRLDDALTLAAGLSWRFANGISVEARGENLFDELVPAAISAAGIVERAMPRTLWIGARFGF; this comes from the coding sequence GTGATCCGGCTTTTGGTGGGGGTCGCGGCGCTGGCGCTGCCGGTGGCGGCGATGGCGCAGGACGCCGCCCATGATCTGGAAAAGATCGTGATTGCCGATCTGCGCCTTCCTCCCGGCGTCATCGTCGTCACCGGTTCAGGATCGCTGGCGCCCTCCGATGGCGATGCCGCACAGGGATTCGCGGTGTTGCGCGACCTCGATCGCGGCCTCGGCACGCGCGTCGAAAACCGGCTGCGCGACGAGGCGGGCATCGTCCAGTTCCGCCGCTCGGACGGGCGCAGCGCGCATCCGACGAGCCAGGGCGTGACGCTGCGCGGGCTCGGCGGCAATGCGTCGAGCCGCGCGCTGGTGACGCTCGACGGCGTGCCGCAGGCCGACCCGTTCGGCGGCTGGGTCGCGTGGAGCGCCTATGACGCGGTCCGGCTCGGCGGGATCGTCGTCACGCGCGGCGGTGGCAGCGGCGCCGATGGGCCCGGCGCGCTCGCGGGGACGATCGGGCTGCATTCGGAGATGACCGACGGCGCCGAAGCGAACCTTGCCCATGGCAGCCGCGATGGCTGGGATGCTTCGGCGAGCGTGGGCGGTGCGGTCGGCAGCGGACAGGTGGCGCTCGACGGGCGCTACAGCCGCGGTGACGGTTTCATCCCCGTCGCCAAGGACCAGCGCGGCAGCGCCGACCGCGCGGCGCCCTATGAGCAGGGCGGAATCGGGATGCGCCTGCGCTTCGATGCGGGCGACAGCAGCCGCATCGAGGCGAGCCTGCGCGGCTTCGTCGACCGCCGCGACCGCGGCGTCGATTTCACCCAGAGCAAGGTCGACGGCATCGACGCCAGCCTGCGCTTCGTCCGCGACCCCGCGGGCGGCGCGCAATGGCTCGCGCTCGCTTATGTCCAACTGCGCGATTTCGAGACGGGTTTTGCGAGCGTCGCGGCGGATCGCAGCAGCGCTGCGCCCGTGCTGTTCCAGCGCGTTCCCGCGACCGGCCTTGGCGCGCGCGTCGAATATCGCCCGGCGGTTGGCGGCGCGAACCCGCTGCGGCTCGGTGCCGACTGGCGCCGCACGACGGGGCGCACCGAGGAGGATTTTTTCTTCGCCGCGGGCGTGCCGCAGCGCCACCGCAGTGCGGGGGGCAGCAGCGACACCGTCGGCGCCTTTGCCGAATGGACGTCGGGCCGCCGCGATGACGACTTCCTCTGGACACTGAGCGGGCGCGTCGACCGCTGGTGGCTGGGCGGCGGCTATCGCCGCGAGGGCAATATCGGCGGCGCGCCGATCAGCGACGCCCGTTTTGCAGACCGGCAGGGTTGGGAAGCCAGCGGGCGCGCGGGGGTGCGCTGGAACGGCGACGGCGTGGCGCTGCGCGCGGCGGCCTATAGGGGTTGGCGCCTGCCGACGCTCAACGAGCTGTATCGGCCTTTCCGCGTCGGCGCCGAGGTGACGCTGGCGAATGAGGCGCTGAAGCCTGAACATCTGTGGGGCGGCGAGGTCGGGATCGACTGGGCTTGGGCTGACACCAGCCTGTCGGCAACGCTGTTCGCCAACCGGCTGACCGACGCGATCGCCAATGTGACGCTCGCGCCGAACCTCAACCAGCGGCAGAATCTCGATGCGATCGACAGCAAGGGCATCGAAGTCAGCGCCGAGCAGGGCATCGGCCCGCTGACGCTACGCGCGACCTGGGCCTATACCGACGCCGATGTGGACGCATCGGGCGCGGCGGCGATGCTCGACGGGCGGCGCCCGGCGCAGATTGCGAAACATGGCGGCAGCGTGTCGCTGCGAAGCAACGGCGACGGCCCGCTCGGCGGTTTTGCGACCTTGCGCTACATCGGCACGCAGAATGAGGATGATCTGGGGCTGCTGCGGCTGGACGATGCGCTGACGCTCGCCGCGGGGCTGTCGTGGCGCTTCGCGAACGGGATCAGCGTCGAGGCGCGCGGCGAAAATCTGTTCGACGAACTGGTCCCTGCGGCGATTTCGGCGGCGGGCATTGTCGAGCGTGCGATGCCGCGGACATTGTGGATCGGGGCGCGTTTCGGTTTCTGA
- a CDS encoding parallel beta-helix domain-containing protein, producing MRFHHLVVPFGAALALAMPASARTISVSADAADANEKLQEALILAQPGDVVELGAGVWKLTDGLSLDVANVTLRGAGTGEGGSILDFSGQQGAGEGLLVTSDDVLLTNFAVLNTKGDGIKSKGADRIVYHKLRVEWTAGPKATNGAYGIYPVESTDVLVDSVYVRGASDAGIYVGQSKNIVVRESVVTENVAGIEIENSYNADVHDNIANRNTGGILVFDLPSLPMQGGHNVRVFSNIVSDNSVPNFAPAGNIVASVPTGTGVLVMANRNVEIFDNIFDQNGTANVMIVGYRYEHKDPKYQPLPRAIVVRDNQHGKAGYAPAFPGGAEIAAAMGGTLPPVLWDGSGDAIVNDDVGVLSLNLPDMAMPQSAAKPSPADLKGTAPAPLPGITLPESMEAKVR from the coding sequence ATGCGATTCCATCATCTCGTCGTGCCTTTCGGCGCCGCGCTCGCGCTGGCGATGCCTGCATCCGCCAGAACGATCAGCGTCAGCGCCGATGCCGCCGACGCGAACGAAAAATTGCAGGAAGCGCTGATCCTCGCGCAGCCCGGCGATGTGGTGGAGCTGGGCGCGGGGGTGTGGAAGCTGACCGACGGGCTGTCGCTCGACGTCGCCAATGTCACCCTGCGCGGCGCGGGAACGGGCGAGGGCGGATCGATCCTCGACTTTTCGGGGCAGCAGGGCGCGGGCGAGGGGCTGCTCGTCACCAGCGACGATGTGCTGCTCACCAATTTCGCGGTACTCAATACCAAGGGCGACGGCATCAAGTCGAAGGGCGCCGACCGCATCGTCTATCACAAGCTGCGCGTCGAATGGACCGCGGGACCAAAGGCGACCAACGGCGCCTACGGCATTTATCCGGTCGAAAGCACCGACGTCCTCGTCGACAGCGTCTATGTCCGCGGCGCGTCGGACGCCGGCATCTATGTCGGTCAGTCGAAAAATATCGTCGTGCGCGAATCGGTCGTGACCGAAAATGTCGCGGGGATCGAGATCGAGAACAGCTATAACGCCGATGTTCACGACAATATCGCCAACCGCAACACGGGCGGCATCCTGGTGTTCGACCTGCCCAGCCTGCCGATGCAGGGCGGGCACAATGTCCGCGTCTTTTCGAACATCGTCAGCGACAACAGCGTCCCCAATTTCGCGCCGGCGGGCAATATCGTCGCGAGTGTGCCGACGGGGACCGGCGTGCTGGTGATGGCGAACCGCAATGTCGAGATTTTCGACAATATCTTCGACCAGAACGGCACCGCCAATGTGATGATCGTCGGCTATCGCTACGAGCATAAAGACCCGAAATATCAGCCGTTGCCGCGCGCGATCGTCGTGCGCGACAATCAGCATGGCAAGGCGGGCTATGCCCCCGCCTTTCCGGGCGGCGCGGAGATTGCCGCGGCGATGGGTGGCACGCTCCCGCCGGTGCTGTGGGACGGGTCGGGCGACGCGATCGTCAACGACGATGTCGGCGTGCTGTCGCTGAACCTGCCCGACATGGCGATGCCGCAAAGCGCGGCGAAGCCGTCGCCCGCCGACCTCAAAGGCACGGCGCCCGCGCCGCTGCCGGGGATCACGCTGCCCGAAAGCATGGAGGCGAAGGTTCGGTGA
- a CDS encoding HPr-rel-A system PqqD family peptide chaperone, producing MIDRAYRAAPADALRIEPLGELTAIFDRRSMQTHLVVAPLPEMLALMGEDPCDAALLARRLEIAFDLGDAGDVRALVGERLAELADMGLAAAA from the coding sequence ATGATTGACCGCGCCTATCGCGCGGCGCCGGCGGACGCGCTGCGTATCGAGCCGCTGGGCGAGCTGACAGCGATTTTCGACCGGCGGTCGATGCAGACGCACCTTGTCGTCGCGCCGCTTCCCGAAATGCTGGCGTTGATGGGCGAAGATCCATGCGATGCGGCGTTGCTCGCCAGGCGGCTCGAAATCGCGTTCGACCTGGGCGATGCGGGCGACGTGCGCGCGCTCGTTGGCGAACGGCTCGCCGAACTGGCGGACATGGGGCTGGCGGCGGCGGCGTGA
- the glmU gene encoding bifunctional UDP-N-acetylglucosamine diphosphorylase/glucosamine-1-phosphate N-acetyltransferase GlmU: MAARMNNPIAAIVLAAGKGTRMKSDLHKVLHPIAGRPMLLHLMASVDELSPAKKVVVVGDKADQLEAALSGTAELAVQEPQLGTGHAVRQAEAALSGFDGDVLILYGDVPFVPAATMRAMLDRLGASDAPAVVVLAFEPADPLQYGRVITDGDRVVKMVEHKDATDAERAVRLCNSGLMAARARDLFALLARVTDDNAAKEFYLVDIVNIANADGRLCAVVKTDPADVGGINSRAELAAAEAQWQAFRREEAMAAGASLRAPETVWFSWDTQLGRDVTIEPNVVFGPGVKIADGATIRAFSHIEGATIGAGCEVGPFARLRPGTVLGEKAKIGNFVEVKKAVLGAGAKANHLTYLGDATVGAGANIGAGTITCNYDGYFKHQTQIGERAFIGSNSALVAPVKIGADAIVAAGSTVTLDVGDGELRIVRGEQLVKPGWADRFHDAMRKKKAAEQKK; this comes from the coding sequence ATGGCAGCGCGCATGAACAACCCGATCGCCGCCATCGTCCTTGCCGCGGGCAAGGGCACCCGCATGAAGTCCGACCTGCACAAGGTGCTGCACCCGATCGCCGGGCGGCCGATGCTGCTGCACCTGATGGCGAGCGTCGACGAACTGAGCCCCGCGAAAAAGGTGGTCGTTGTCGGCGACAAGGCCGATCAGCTCGAAGCGGCGCTGAGCGGCACCGCGGAGCTTGCGGTGCAGGAGCCGCAGCTCGGCACCGGCCATGCTGTGCGGCAGGCCGAAGCGGCGCTCAGCGGTTTCGATGGCGACGTGCTGATCCTCTATGGCGATGTGCCCTTTGTGCCTGCGGCGACGATGCGCGCGATGCTCGACCGGCTCGGCGCAAGCGACGCCCCGGCGGTCGTCGTCCTCGCGTTCGAGCCCGCCGACCCGCTGCAATATGGCCGCGTCATCACCGACGGCGACCGCGTCGTGAAAATGGTCGAGCATAAGGATGCGACCGACGCGGAGCGTGCGGTGCGGCTCTGCAATTCGGGTCTGATGGCCGCGAGGGCGCGCGATCTGTTCGCGTTGCTCGCGCGCGTCACCGACGACAATGCGGCGAAGGAGTTTTACCTCGTCGATATCGTCAATATCGCGAACGCCGACGGGCGGCTCTGCGCGGTGGTGAAGACCGATCCCGCCGATGTCGGGGGCATCAACAGCCGCGCCGAACTGGCCGCTGCCGAAGCGCAGTGGCAGGCATTCAGGCGCGAGGAAGCAATGGCGGCCGGCGCGTCGCTGCGCGCCCCCGAAACGGTTTGGTTTTCGTGGGACACCCAACTCGGTCGCGACGTGACGATCGAACCCAATGTCGTCTTCGGCCCCGGCGTAAAAATCGCCGACGGCGCGACGATCCGCGCCTTCAGTCATATCGAGGGCGCGACGATCGGCGCTGGCTGCGAGGTCGGGCCCTTTGCGCGGCTGCGCCCCGGCACGGTGCTCGGCGAAAAGGCGAAGATCGGCAATTTCGTCGAGGTGAAGAAAGCGGTGCTCGGCGCGGGCGCCAAGGCCAATCATCTGACCTATCTCGGCGATGCGACGGTCGGCGCGGGCGCCAACATCGGTGCGGGGACGATAACCTGCAATTATGACGGCTATTTCAAGCACCAGACGCAGATCGGCGAACGCGCCTTCATCGGATCGAACAGCGCGCTCGTCGCGCCGGTCAAGATCGGCGCCGACGCGATCGTCGCCGCGGGCAGCACGGTGACGCTCGACGTTGGCGACGGCGAATTGCGCATCGTGCGCGGCGAGCAGCTCGTGAAACCCGGCTGGGCCGACCGCTTCCACGACGCGATGCGCAAGAAGAAGGCGGCGGAACAGAAGAAATGA
- a CDS encoding HAD-IA family hydrolase: MNGFPFAIVGFDLDGTLVDTLGDLAAAVNHALAQMDRAPLSEAAVRPMIGRGARHMLEQGLIATGGAPDGAVERLYPELLRFYEAHIATQSRPFAGAVTALDRLDALGVRAAVVTNKVERLARQLLGELRLADRMTAIIGGDTLGPGGAKPSPAPIRAMIERCGGGRAAFVGDSIFDVQAARGADVLSVAVGFGFLDGPVETLGADHVIGHFDELVPLLGEL, from the coding sequence ATGAACGGATTTCCTTTTGCGATCGTCGGCTTCGACCTCGACGGCACGCTCGTCGACACGCTCGGCGACCTTGCCGCGGCGGTCAATCATGCGCTGGCGCAGATGGACCGCGCACCCCTGAGCGAAGCGGCGGTGCGGCCGATGATCGGGCGCGGGGCCAGACATATGCTCGAACAGGGACTCATCGCGACCGGCGGCGCACCCGACGGTGCGGTCGAGCGGCTCTATCCCGAACTCCTCCGCTTTTATGAAGCGCATATCGCGACGCAAAGCCGTCCCTTTGCGGGCGCCGTAACCGCGCTCGACCGGTTGGATGCGCTCGGTGTCCGCGCTGCAGTCGTGACGAACAAGGTCGAGCGGCTGGCGCGCCAGCTGCTCGGCGAACTGAGGCTGGCCGACCGGATGACAGCGATCATCGGCGGCGACACGCTGGGACCGGGCGGCGCCAAGCCCTCCCCCGCCCCGATCCGCGCGATGATCGAGCGATGCGGCGGCGGCCGCGCGGCCTTCGTCGGCGACAGTATTTTCGACGTTCAGGCGGCGCGCGGCGCTGACGTCCTCAGCGTCGCAGTCGGCTTCGGCTTTCTCGATGGCCCGGTCGAAACGCTCGGCGCGGATCATGTCATCGGCCATTTCGACGAACTGGTGCCACTGCTCGGTGAGCTATAG
- a CDS encoding SO2930 family diheme c-type cytochrome: MKRVLAAITAALLCSSGGTALTLPTVDQALVESDAMPAKLSVFGLFRGNDPLRPVAGIAYTLRTPLFSDYADKHRFMLIPEGKRATVATDGAIDFPVGTVLIKSFGWSDVNAGRPVETRLLIRRASGWAALPYIWDADGKDATLALGGRRVPVSFTTAAGERHAIRYAVPNRNQCKECHSLNGEIVPIGPKVRNLVLDPAASASLRARYFDQPAALEPAMPVWDDPASGSIADRARAYLDVNCAHCHNPAGSASNSGLFLRWTDDPAGVNYGIGKRPTAAGRGSGGMDFAIAPGDPERSFMIYRLESTDPGIAMPEVGRSTVHREGAALLRQWIAEMVKDGSR; encoded by the coding sequence GTGAAGCGCGTCCTTGCCGCGATCACAGCGGCGTTGCTGTGTAGTAGCGGCGGCACGGCGCTGACCCTGCCGACCGTCGATCAGGCGCTGGTGGAAAGCGATGCGATGCCCGCGAAGCTCTCCGTCTTCGGCCTGTTTCGCGGCAATGATCCGCTCCGCCCAGTGGCGGGTATCGCCTATACGCTGCGCACGCCCTTGTTCAGCGACTATGCCGACAAGCACCGGTTCATGCTGATCCCGGAGGGCAAAAGGGCCACGGTTGCAACCGATGGCGCGATCGACTTTCCGGTGGGCACGGTGCTGATCAAGAGCTTCGGCTGGAGCGACGTCAACGCCGGGCGTCCGGTCGAGACGCGGCTGTTGATCCGCCGCGCGTCGGGCTGGGCGGCGCTGCCCTATATCTGGGATGCCGACGGCAAGGATGCGACGCTGGCATTGGGCGGGCGGCGCGTGCCGGTGAGCTTCACGACCGCGGCGGGCGAACGCCACGCCATTCGCTATGCCGTGCCGAACAGGAACCAGTGCAAGGAATGCCACAGCCTGAACGGCGAAATCGTGCCGATCGGGCCGAAAGTGCGCAACCTTGTTCTCGACCCCGCCGCGTCGGCGTCGCTCCGCGCGCGCTATTTCGATCAGCCCGCGGCGCTCGAACCGGCGATGCCCGTTTGGGACGATCCGGCCAGCGGCAGCATCGCCGACCGCGCACGCGCCTATCTCGATGTCAATTGCGCGCATTGCCACAATCCGGCGGGCAGCGCGTCGAACAGCGGGCTGTTCCTGCGCTGGACCGACGATCCCGCGGGCGTGAATTACGGCATCGGCAAGCGCCCCACCGCGGCCGGGCGCGGCAGCGGGGGGATGGATTTCGCGATTGCGCCCGGTGATCCCGAGCGCAGCTTCATGATCTATCGCCTCGAAAGCACCGATCCCGGAATTGCGATGCCCGAGGTCGGGCGCTCGACGGTGCATCGGGAGGGCGCGGCGCTGCTGCGGCAATGGATTGCGGAGATGGTGAAGGACGGCTCGCGCTGA
- a CDS encoding nucleotidyltransferase domain-containing protein gives MSAVRTLADLLAGRREAATLAPRDWDRVITVARAEAMLGTLAHRLDETPLPSTVAALFADQRAAAKVATAQALWEAEMARRALAPEGIEFVLLKGAAYAAAGLACSVGRQIGDLDILVLAPDIRRAENALLNAGWEWVKSDPYDDHYYRAHMHELPPMIHKARDRMIDVHHTILPRTHRITPDALALVSDAVTIAGGHAVLCPTDMVVHCAAHMLADGDLQGGLRNLWDFHCLTRDFAAADAGFWGKLDARAELHGLRAAVRRAARLARDLYGSVLPSGWDGQNGSDLWYRRRLLARDDWGRVTNPLLEQAFYIRSHWLRMPPLMLATHLWTKWRKPS, from the coding sequence ATGAGCGCGGTGCGCACGCTCGCCGACCTGCTCGCCGGACGGCGCGAGGCGGCAACCCTCGCCCCGCGCGACTGGGACAGGGTGATCACCGTCGCGCGCGCCGAGGCGATGCTGGGGACGCTGGCACACCGGCTGGACGAGACCCCGCTGCCCTCCACGGTTGCTGCGCTGTTTGCGGATCAGCGCGCCGCGGCAAAGGTCGCGACCGCGCAGGCGCTGTGGGAAGCGGAGATGGCGCGCCGCGCGCTCGCCCCCGAAGGGATCGAGTTCGTGTTGCTCAAGGGCGCCGCCTATGCCGCCGCGGGCCTTGCGTGCAGCGTCGGGCGCCAGATCGGCGACCTCGACATACTGGTGCTCGCCCCCGACATCCGCCGCGCCGAAAATGCGCTGCTGAACGCGGGGTGGGAATGGGTGAAGTCTGATCCCTATGACGATCATTATTACCGCGCGCACATGCACGAGTTGCCGCCGATGATTCACAAGGCGCGCGACCGGATGATCGACGTGCATCACACCATCCTGCCGCGCACGCACCGAATCACGCCCGACGCGCTGGCGCTGGTCAGCGATGCGGTGACGATTGCGGGCGGCCATGCGGTGCTCTGCCCCACGGACATGGTGGTGCATTGCGCGGCGCATATGCTCGCCGACGGCGATTTGCAGGGCGGGCTGCGCAATCTGTGGGATTTCCACTGCCTGACGCGCGATTTCGCCGCCGCGGACGCGGGATTCTGGGGCAAGCTCGACGCGCGGGCGGAACTGCACGGGCTGCGCGCCGCGGTGCGCCGGGCGGCGCGGCTGGCGCGCGATCTTTACGGAAGTGTGCTGCCGTCGGGCTGGGACGGGCAGAATGGCAGCGACCTCTGGTATCGCCGCCGCTTGCTCGCGCGGGACGATTGGGGACGGGTGACCAATCCATTGCTCGAACAGGCCTTTTACATCCGATCGCACTGGCTGCGGATGCCGCCCCTGATGCTGGCGACGCATCTTTGGACGAAGTGGCGGAAGCCCTCCTAG
- a CDS encoding MarR family winged helix-turn-helix transcriptional regulator — translation MAAKKLNLDNFLPYRLSIASNALSSRIAAEYENRFGLKIPEWRLMAILGEGTPKTQRELVQATRMDKVTVNRAAKGLADRQLIARQAHEADGRSHHLALTDTGRSLYDAIVPAALASEAQLEANLSTDERATLMALLAKLIAAAETYD, via the coding sequence ATGGCCGCGAAGAAGCTCAATCTCGACAATTTCCTGCCCTATCGCCTGTCGATCGCCTCCAATGCGCTGTCGAGCCGGATCGCCGCCGAATATGAAAACCGTTTCGGGCTCAAGATCCCCGAATGGCGGCTGATGGCGATCCTGGGCGAAGGGACGCCCAAGACGCAGCGCGAGTTGGTGCAGGCGACGCGGATGGACAAGGTGACGGTGAACCGCGCCGCGAAGGGCCTCGCCGACCGCCAGCTGATCGCACGGCAGGCGCATGAGGCCGACGGGCGCTCGCACCATCTGGCGCTCACCGACACGGGGCGTTCGCTTTATGATGCGATCGTGCCCGCGGCGCTCGCGAGCGAGGCGCAGCTGGAGGCGAACCTGAGCACCGACGAGCGCGCGACGCTGATGGCGCTGCTCGCCAAGCTGATCGCCGCCGCCGAAACCTATGATTGA